A genomic segment from Mesorhizobium sp. AR02 encodes:
- a CDS encoding N-carbamoylsarcosine amidohydrolase, whose amino-acid sequence MTQPAIPIEAETQAAADNYSGVWGHRIGFGRRPALLVIDFMKAYTTPGAPLFAQGVVEAVARTPELLAAARQAGVPVIHTNILYRAPNCADGGIWVKKAPVMAALVPGSPLAEFCDGVEPLPGELVITKQYASAFFGTSLASMLHADGIDTVILAGCSTSGCIRASAVDAVQHGFRTIVVRDCVGDRHAGPHEANLFDIDAKYGDVVGLEEALEEIGRAGRRRATEQNA is encoded by the coding sequence ATGACGCAACCGGCAATTCCCATAGAGGCCGAAACGCAGGCGGCGGCCGACAACTACAGCGGCGTCTGGGGCCACCGCATCGGCTTCGGGCGCAGGCCGGCGCTGCTGGTGATCGACTTCATGAAGGCCTATACGACACCCGGCGCACCACTGTTCGCGCAGGGCGTGGTGGAGGCCGTCGCGCGCACGCCCGAGCTGCTGGCAGCGGCGCGCCAGGCCGGCGTGCCGGTGATCCATACCAACATCCTCTACCGGGCGCCGAACTGCGCCGATGGCGGGATCTGGGTGAAGAAGGCGCCGGTGATGGCCGCGTTGGTCCCCGGTAGTCCGCTGGCCGAATTCTGCGACGGCGTCGAACCGTTGCCTGGCGAACTGGTCATCACCAAGCAGTATGCCAGCGCCTTCTTCGGCACCAGCCTGGCGTCGATGCTGCACGCCGATGGCATCGACACGGTCATACTCGCCGGCTGCTCGACCAGCGGCTGCATCCGGGCAAGCGCCGTGGACGCGGTCCAGCACGGCTTCCGAACCATCGTGGTCAGGGATTGCGTTGGCGACCGGCACGCCGGGCCGCATGAAGCCAACCTATTCGACATCGATGCCAAATATGGCGACGTCGTCGGCCTGGAGGAGGCGCTGGAAGAAATCGGGCGCGCCGGCCGGCGAAGGGCGACCGAGCAGAATGCATGA
- a CDS encoding alpha/beta fold hydrolase, with protein sequence MSAATVTGANVAANGIRQHYLHYLGAGAPLVLVPGITSPAVTWGFVAERVAREFDVYVLDVRGRGLSQSGPDLDYRLDSMADDLSGFIAALGLSGVTVLGHSMGARIAVRAATRNPAGMARLLLVDPPVSGPGRRPYPSKLAWYVDSIRQAERGMDADAMRTFCPTWSREQLALRAEWLHTCFEPAIVTAFEGFHTDDIHRDLPGLPVPAGLMVATRGGVIEPADEAEIHSLNPGISIERVPDAGHMIPWDNLEGFLAAADRLLGTALAARKAA encoded by the coding sequence GTGAGCGCGGCAACGGTCACAGGCGCAAATGTCGCAGCCAACGGCATCCGCCAGCACTACCTGCATTATCTCGGCGCGGGAGCGCCGTTGGTGCTGGTGCCGGGCATCACCAGCCCGGCAGTGACCTGGGGCTTTGTCGCCGAAAGGGTTGCTCGTGAATTCGATGTTTACGTCCTCGATGTGCGCGGCCGCGGCTTGTCGCAATCCGGCCCGGACCTCGACTACCGCCTCGACAGCATGGCCGACGACCTCTCGGGCTTCATCGCAGCGCTTGGTCTTTCCGGCGTGACGGTGCTCGGCCATTCGATGGGCGCGCGCATCGCGGTCCGCGCGGCGACGCGCAACCCGGCCGGTATGGCACGGCTGCTGCTGGTCGACCCGCCCGTCTCGGGTCCGGGCCGGCGCCCCTACCCTTCGAAGCTTGCCTGGTATGTGGATTCGATACGACAGGCGGAAAGGGGCATGGACGCCGATGCGATGCGCACCTTCTGCCCGACCTGGAGCCGTGAGCAACTCGCGCTGCGGGCAGAATGGCTGCACACCTGCTTTGAGCCCGCCATCGTGACGGCCTTCGAAGGCTTTCATACCGACGACATCCATCGCGATCTGCCCGGCCTTCCGGTCCCCGCCGGCCTGATGGTGGCGACGCGCGGCGGCGTCATCGAACCTGCCGACGAGGCGGAAATCCATTCCCTCAACCCAGGCATCAGCATAGAGCGCGTGCCCGATGCCGGACACATGATCCCCTGGGACAATCTCGAAGGGTTTCTGGCCGCGGCTGACCGGCTGCTCGGAACCGCTCTGGCAGCGAGGAAAGCAGCATGA
- a CDS encoding (2Fe-2S)-binding protein yields MDALIALRVNGRDVELSLPSTTTLLQVLRNDLSLNGPKYGCGLAECGACAVLVGDTTVRSCAVPIGAVADRSITTLEGLGTADHPNLVQAAFIANNAAQCGYCLNGMIIATVALLRRDPRPDETAIRAALRHHLCRCGTHLEILAAVRAAASATAQVTADVTSEQV; encoded by the coding sequence GTGGATGCTTTGATCGCGCTCCGAGTGAATGGGCGGGATGTTGAACTCTCCCTCCCATCAACAACGACCCTTCTTCAGGTGCTACGCAATGACCTCAGCCTGAACGGTCCGAAATATGGCTGCGGCCTGGCCGAATGCGGTGCCTGCGCCGTTCTCGTCGGCGACACCACCGTCCGGTCGTGCGCGGTTCCGATCGGCGCGGTCGCCGATCGGTCGATCACCACCCTGGAGGGGCTGGGTACCGCGGATCACCCCAATCTCGTGCAGGCCGCGTTCATTGCCAACAATGCCGCCCAATGTGGCTACTGCCTGAACGGCATGATCATTGCCACTGTCGCCTTGCTCAGGCGCGATCCGCGGCCAGACGAGACCGCGATCCGGGCTGCGTTGCGGCATCATTTGTGCCGCTGCGGCACCCATCTGGAAATCCTCGCCGCCGTGCGCGCGGCAGCCAGCGCCACCGCGCAAGTGACCGCTGACGTTACTTCGGAGCAAGTTTGA
- a CDS encoding FAD-dependent monooxygenase, with amino-acid sequence MPIKTQIAVIGAGLGGAAAAALLQQAGLRVDVFEQAPAFARIGAGIHMGPNVMKVFRQLGMEDAVVAMGSKPDFWFSRDGRSGDYLSRIRLGAFAEKEYGAPYVTVHRGDLAALQVSLLRPENLHFGKRLDAVTDNGAGVELSFADGTRVTADIVIGADGINSKVREALLGEEKPNYSGWVAHRAVISSDKLSRYGLDFEDCVKWWFEDRHMMVYHTTADRSEYYYVTGVPHPAWDFDGAFVPSSREEMRQAFAGCHPVVDSLIDASDEVTKWPLLNRKPLPVWSEGRMVLLGDACHPMKPHMAQGAAMAIEDAAMLARCLGETGTGNYASAFALYEANRRDRASRVQAVSNANTWLRSQEDPAWVFGYDVYETPLQSSEAAQ; translated from the coding sequence ATGCCAATAAAGACGCAGATCGCGGTCATAGGTGCCGGGCTTGGAGGGGCTGCGGCGGCGGCACTTCTTCAGCAGGCCGGCCTTCGTGTCGACGTTTTCGAACAGGCGCCAGCCTTTGCGCGCATCGGTGCGGGCATCCACATGGGCCCGAACGTCATGAAGGTGTTCCGCCAACTCGGGATGGAAGACGCTGTCGTCGCCATGGGCTCCAAGCCCGATTTCTGGTTCAGCCGTGACGGGCGCTCTGGCGACTATCTTTCCCGGATCCGGCTCGGCGCGTTCGCCGAGAAGGAATATGGCGCTCCTTATGTGACCGTCCATCGCGGTGATCTGGCCGCGCTTCAAGTCTCGCTGCTGCGGCCGGAAAACCTGCACTTCGGCAAGCGGCTGGACGCGGTGACGGACAATGGCGCCGGCGTCGAGCTCAGCTTCGCCGACGGCACTCGAGTCACGGCCGACATCGTTATCGGCGCCGACGGCATCAATTCGAAGGTCCGTGAAGCTCTGCTCGGCGAGGAGAAGCCGAACTACAGCGGCTGGGTCGCCCACCGGGCGGTGATTTCGTCCGATAAGCTGAGCCGCTACGGCCTCGACTTCGAAGATTGCGTGAAATGGTGGTTCGAGGACCGCCACATGATGGTCTACCACACCACCGCGGACCGCAGCGAATACTACTACGTCACCGGCGTTCCCCATCCGGCCTGGGACTTCGATGGAGCGTTCGTGCCGTCCAGTCGCGAAGAAATGCGGCAAGCTTTCGCCGGCTGCCATCCGGTGGTGGACTCGCTGATCGACGCGAGCGACGAGGTTACCAAATGGCCGCTGCTAAACCGCAAACCACTGCCGGTCTGGAGCGAGGGGCGGATGGTGTTGCTCGGCGATGCCTGCCATCCGATGAAGCCGCATATGGCGCAGGGTGCGGCCATGGCGATCGAGGACGCGGCCATGCTGGCGCGATGTCTCGGCGAGACCGGGACCGGCAACTACGCATCGGCCTTCGCCCTCTACGAGGCAAACCGCAGGGATCGCGCCTCGCGCGTGCAGGCGGTTTCCAACGCCAACACCTGGCTGCGCAGCCAGGAAGACCCGGCCTGGGTGTTCGGCTACGACGTCTATGAGACGCCGCTGCAGAGCAGCGAGGCGGCGCAGTGA
- a CDS encoding ABC transporter permease — protein sequence MLEAYPDNRLARILLWSFSALVLAFLMLPTLVVVPLSFSASNLLEFPPRAYSFRWYENFFGSATWMAALRVSLILGTLTALIAVPLGLLACISMNRLGGKAAVAIQGVLLTPSIVPGILLAIGLFFVLAAQRLVGTLFGVLVGHVVLAIPVACIVLLPALARFDWNQVQAARSLGANWARAIGGIIVPQLWISLLTATLMAFLTSLDESVISIFIASGQNSTLPKLMFLSLRDQIDPTIAAISTVWTAIVVAAVLIVTLRQKP from the coding sequence ATGCTTGAAGCTTATCCGGACAACAGGTTGGCCCGCATCCTCCTGTGGAGCTTTTCCGCGCTCGTCTTGGCGTTCTTGATGCTGCCGACGCTGGTGGTCGTGCCACTCTCGTTTTCGGCCTCCAATCTTCTCGAGTTTCCGCCGCGCGCATACTCGTTTCGCTGGTACGAGAATTTCTTTGGTTCGGCGACGTGGATGGCCGCGCTCAGGGTGAGCCTGATCCTCGGGACACTGACAGCGCTGATCGCGGTACCCCTGGGGCTGTTGGCCTGCATCTCGATGAACAGGCTCGGCGGAAAGGCCGCCGTAGCCATTCAGGGCGTTCTGCTCACCCCGTCCATTGTGCCGGGCATACTGCTGGCGATCGGTCTGTTCTTTGTTCTGGCGGCGCAACGTCTGGTTGGAACGCTGTTCGGCGTGCTGGTCGGGCATGTGGTGCTGGCCATTCCGGTGGCGTGCATTGTGTTGTTGCCCGCTCTCGCCCGCTTTGACTGGAACCAGGTCCAGGCGGCGCGTAGCCTCGGTGCAAACTGGGCGCGAGCCATTGGCGGCATAATCGTTCCGCAACTTTGGATCAGTTTGTTGACGGCCACATTGATGGCCTTCCTGACTTCGCTCGACGAGTCTGTCATTTCGATCTTCATCGCAAGTGGCCAAAACAGCACCCTGCCGAAGCTCATGTTCCTGTCGCTGCGCGATCAGATCGATCCGACCATTGCGGCGATCTCGACCGTGTGGACCGCCATCGTCGTGGCCGCTGTCCTGATCGTGACCCTTCGCCAAAAACCCTGA
- a CDS encoding Asp/Glu racemase encodes MTTKPFRIGQIVPSSNTTMETEIPAMLLARQGIRPERFTFHSSRMRMKTVSKDELAAMDGESDRCAAELSDARVDVLGYACLVAIMAMGLGYHRESEARLRARTQENGTDIPVVTSAGALIDGLKVLQAKRIAVVAPYMRPLTELVVNYIREEGFEVVDWRALEIPDNLDVARHDPENLPCIVAGMNLEGVDVVVLSACVQMPSLPVIAKVEALTGKPVLTAAVATTYGLLKSLGLEPIVPGAGALLSGAY; translated from the coding sequence ATGACCACGAAACCGTTCCGGATCGGCCAGATCGTGCCGAGTTCCAATACGACCATGGAAACCGAGATTCCAGCGATGCTTTTGGCGCGCCAAGGCATACGGCCCGAGCGTTTCACCTTCCATTCGAGCCGCATGCGCATGAAGACGGTGAGCAAAGACGAGTTGGCTGCCATGGACGGTGAGTCGGACCGCTGCGCCGCCGAACTTTCGGATGCCCGCGTCGATGTGCTCGGCTACGCCTGTCTGGTCGCCATCATGGCGATGGGGCTCGGCTACCATCGCGAGTCGGAGGCGCGGCTGCGCGCCCGAACACAGGAGAATGGGACTGACATTCCCGTCGTCACCAGCGCCGGCGCCCTGATCGATGGGCTCAAGGTGCTGCAGGCCAAGCGCATTGCCGTCGTGGCGCCCTATATGCGGCCGCTGACTGAACTCGTGGTCAACTACATCCGCGAGGAGGGTTTCGAAGTCGTCGACTGGCGCGCGCTTGAGATCCCCGACAACCTCGACGTGGCGCGCCACGATCCGGAAAACCTGCCCTGCATCGTTGCCGGCATGAACCTCGAAGGCGTCGACGTGGTCGTACTGTCAGCCTGCGTGCAGATGCCGTCGCTGCCGGTCATCGCTAAGGTCGAAGCTCTTACCGGAAAACCCGTGCTGACGGCGGCGGTCGCAACCACCTACGGCCTGCTGAAGTCGCTCGGACTTGAGCCAATTGTCCCCGGCGCTGGCGCGCTGCTTTCCGGCGCGTACTGA
- a CDS encoding MarR family winged helix-turn-helix transcriptional regulator has product MEGADRYVFSDQVGYLLRRAYQRHLAIFQANAGDPQLTAVQFSTLCALKESGPQSQSELVKATSVDQGTIRGIVDRLKDRGLIAFSKDPADARKVIVSITAAGLQLLERTVPHALEITELTMKHLNPAERMALLHTLRLLGEDADTNE; this is encoded by the coding sequence ATGGAAGGCGCGGATCGCTATGTCTTCTCGGACCAGGTCGGCTACCTGCTCCGGCGCGCCTATCAGCGCCATCTCGCCATCTTCCAGGCGAATGCCGGCGACCCGCAACTAACGGCAGTTCAATTCTCAACGCTCTGCGCGTTGAAGGAGAGCGGACCCCAGTCGCAGAGCGAACTCGTGAAGGCAACAAGTGTCGACCAGGGCACGATCCGCGGAATCGTCGACAGGTTGAAGGATCGCGGCCTGATCGCGTTTTCGAAGGATCCCGCAGATGCGCGCAAGGTGATTGTCTCCATCACCGCGGCCGGCCTGCAATTGCTGGAGCGCACGGTGCCGCATGCGCTGGAGATCACCGAGCTGACAATGAAGCACCTCAACCCGGCCGAGCGCATGGCACTTCTCCACACGCTGCGCCTCCTCGGAGAGGACGCCGACACGAACGAGTGA
- a CDS encoding leucyl aminopeptidase encodes MDRNVLTEICLHQLTLSGVHEGEKVIVLSQGSERLDYADAFLAAGQRLGARMYHMRLPAPLPGNGAWAVGETGLAANPEAVEALKQADMVVDLIFLLFSPEQMAIQAAGARVLTAVEPAPLLARLLPTKELRERVEVGEALLSKAKTMRITSRHGTDVVYKLGVYPTVGEYGYTDQPGRWDHWPAAFVFTGGADDGVDGKIVLAPGDVLLPFNTYVREPVIYTIEKGFVQDIRGGLEAELIKSYMGEFKDPRGMGMSHVGWGLDHRAQWHGLTQFPGGMGMELRSFYGNVMFSTGPNNELGGPNDTACHLDIPMRGCSLFLDDEPIVVDGDIVIKEMQHRQ; translated from the coding sequence ATGGACCGCAACGTTCTGACTGAAATCTGCCTGCACCAGCTCACGCTCAGCGGCGTGCATGAAGGGGAAAAGGTCATCGTGCTGTCGCAAGGCAGCGAGCGCCTTGACTATGCTGACGCCTTTCTCGCGGCCGGCCAGCGCCTAGGTGCACGCATGTACCATATGCGCCTGCCCGCGCCGCTGCCGGGCAATGGCGCCTGGGCGGTCGGCGAGACCGGCCTGGCGGCCAATCCTGAGGCGGTCGAAGCGCTGAAGCAGGCCGACATGGTCGTCGACCTCATCTTCCTTTTGTTCAGCCCGGAGCAGATGGCGATCCAGGCGGCGGGCGCGCGCGTTTTGACGGCGGTCGAACCTGCGCCGCTGCTCGCCCGGCTGCTGCCGACCAAGGAATTGCGCGAGCGCGTGGAGGTCGGCGAGGCGCTTCTGTCGAAGGCGAAGACCATGCGCATCACCTCCCGCCATGGCACCGACGTGGTCTACAAGCTCGGCGTCTATCCGACGGTTGGCGAATACGGCTACACCGACCAGCCCGGGCGCTGGGACCACTGGCCAGCGGCCTTCGTCTTCACCGGCGGCGCCGACGACGGCGTCGACGGCAAGATCGTGCTCGCCCCTGGTGACGTGCTTTTGCCATTCAACACCTATGTCCGCGAGCCTGTCATCTACACGATCGAAAAGGGCTTCGTTCAGGACATCCGCGGCGGCCTCGAGGCGGAACTGATCAAATCCTACATGGGCGAGTTCAAGGACCCGCGCGGCATGGGCATGAGCCATGTCGGCTGGGGGCTAGACCACCGCGCGCAGTGGCACGGCCTGACGCAGTTTCCGGGCGGCATGGGTATGGAGCTGCGCTCCTTCTATGGCAACGTGATGTTCTCGACGGGCCCGAACAACGAACTCGGCGGTCCCAACGACACCGCCTGCCACCTCGACATTCCGATGCGTGGCTGCAGTCTTTTCCTGGATGACGAGCCGATCGTCGTAGATGGAGACATCGTCATCAAGGAAATGCAGCACCGCCAATAG
- a CDS encoding 5'-methylthioadenosine phosphorylase: MPINHHLADDLADHSTGIPQVGLAIITGSANWGLAFPEDVEVDGVRTLRRDMSFETPFGRSDNWKLLEFDASITAEGKPKRALCMYSHGNPRDHIDHSCHRRAFWVLMNAGVRQVLSCSTIGAVNKAIKPGDMVVNADIIELTQTPFSLLPGRQSFDCSGKQIVCPRCAAVLVETARRHWPAEFRVHGIEQQLVAAHCYGPRLTTPAEALAFRSMGADVLNHSIAPEATLSREIGACFVPLAFVTAGFNDYMDRNRQQLLQEDVLPSLSMTASRVALETVARFPANPECSCQGLKSPQPAERSTRF, from the coding sequence ATGCCTATCAATCATCATCTAGCCGACGATCTGGCGGATCACTCAACAGGCATACCCCAGGTGGGATTGGCGATCATTACCGGGTCCGCAAATTGGGGGCTCGCCTTTCCGGAGGATGTCGAAGTCGATGGCGTGCGCACCTTGCGGCGAGACATGAGCTTTGAGACGCCTTTCGGCCGCAGCGACAACTGGAAGCTGCTTGAGTTCGATGCATCAATCACCGCCGAAGGCAAACCGAAACGCGCCTTGTGCATGTATTCGCACGGCAATCCGCGCGACCATATCGACCATTCCTGCCATCGCCGGGCGTTCTGGGTCTTGATGAACGCGGGTGTAAGGCAAGTCCTCTCCTGCTCGACCATTGGCGCCGTCAACAAGGCGATCAAGCCCGGCGACATGGTGGTGAACGCCGATATCATCGAACTGACGCAGACCCCGTTTTCACTGCTTCCCGGCCGCCAGAGCTTCGACTGCTCGGGCAAGCAGATCGTATGTCCAAGATGTGCGGCGGTTCTGGTCGAAACGGCCCGCCGTCACTGGCCAGCCGAATTCCGCGTGCATGGCATCGAACAGCAGTTGGTGGCTGCCCACTGTTACGGGCCGCGACTGACCACTCCGGCCGAAGCCTTGGCGTTTCGAAGCATGGGAGCGGATGTGCTCAATCATTCGATCGCCCCTGAGGCGACCCTGTCGCGCGAGATCGGCGCGTGTTTTGTGCCTCTTGCGTTCGTGACGGCAGGTTTCAACGACTATATGGACCGCAATCGCCAGCAATTGCTGCAGGAGGACGTATTGCCGAGCCTCTCCATGACCGCCTCGAGGGTGGCGCTGGAGACCGTGGCACGATTTCCAGCTAACCCTGAATGCTCTTGCCAGGGCTTGAAGTCGCCTCAGCCGGCAGAGCGTTCTACTCGGTTCTGA